The sequence AACTTTGTAATTCTTCCCATTTTGTTAAGATTTCAGTTGTGTATTCAGAGGAATTTTTTGTACCCTGAGTCGTTTGTGATAGCTCTTGCTTGAGTTTGAAAACATGGGTGAAGTTGTGCTGATGCCTGTAGGAACCCTTCATTTTGTCCCAAATGGATTTTGACGACTCCATTAGAATACAGAGTCAGGAGATTTGTGTCTCCATGGTATTGGTAATCATCGACATAACCAAATGGTCAGTCGTCTGCCATTCCtccattttctcaaattcttcctcTGTTGGAGCCACTGGGTTTACTGGTTTTGGTCTCTGTTTGCTTCCAATAATGAATTCCAGTTTTTTTTTGCCACTGAGACCAATATATATCGATGTTGAccattcaaaataattatggcTGCCTTTTAGAACAATGTTGATTATTTTTGTGGTGTCGTTGTGAGCCATTCTGAATGCTTGTGATTGTGATTGGGGTAAGTGATGACAGATTATACCTTCtacctgctctgataccatgtggAATTTATGTTTATGAACAATGATGATTCTATTACAAAAGGAATGAGAATTCTGAGTCTTTACAAGAGAAGTTTACAGATATATACATGGTTGAGCTTCAACGGTCTTTTGGCTACCTGATTAGCTCCTATGCTCTATGTCAACGTTAactttctaattcttgataGGTTGAAGCGACCTTTCTTCCTTAGGGAAAAAAGGTTGCTCccttttttttgcttttgtcAGGCCTGTGATGTCGCATGCGGTGGCAATTTGTCTGGACACGAGACCATGCTCCTAGGTCTTTTATCCTTTGGTTCCTAGTTTCTGGACTGTGTAATGTTTTTCCATGTTGGTCTCCAACATGTTTTAACAGTAACTTTTTACCGCTAATTAAAGAGTGATCTAGTTGATACTTTTGTTTATGATTACAACAAAAATTAGTGTCAAGTACTTTTATGGGTAAATATAAGAGAAATGACTACTCCTTTGATATCCCAAAACAAATGTAATCTAAATAATGCTTGCTTAATAGCCTATTCTTTTCAACCACACCGTACTGATACAAATAACATGCATTCATGAAACTTAAGGGATTTGAAACTTCAACGCACGTGTTATGATATTATCATATGAGCATGGGTTTATGCTAAAAGGACAATGAGCATGGCTGCCCCAAAAAGGTGAAGATGAACAGGTATTTGCTGTAAACTTAAAGGCAAGCAATCTTGCTATTTAGGTTACATGTCTACTAGTATAATTATTTGAGTTGCTGCGGTTCCACAGTACAGCTTACTCAAACTCactttgccttttcttttcttttttcttttttcgagTCTTAAGAAGTAGCCGTATAGGACTCTTAGTTTTGcttattattactaattaCGCTTATAATGCTAGCTCAAACTGAAGGCGGAAGAACAAAAGACATTAGGGGTTTCCCTGTCTCAATATAAATGAAGCTAATTGTGATCAAGCTAGCTATAATCATAAAAGTTATCCATAATTGTGGTAATTATGCTAATCATGCTAACATTAACAATAGTCAGAAAAAAGAACTGTAGCCGTAAGGGTTAGTCTGATGGTAAAATTCAATGCACTGTAAGCAATTTGGACTTGTAAGAAGTGAGTAGGGCCAGGCAATAATTAGCCTAAACCAATTCACATCAGGCACATGACCCATGTTAGGCCTTGGAACTCCATCTTTTTATGTAGTCAACAACATTATAAAAACACTGAACCCACCTATTGTGCACAATTCAAAAGCAAATTAGGTATCCAATCCAAACAAGGGAAACAaagggaaaaaggaaaaacaaacaGGAAATAGCTTTCAGACAAATTGCTGCAAtggttttagtttattaatcccAAAAAGAACATTGAATACCTCACAAGAAGATGTTGCTTTCAACAAATGGATTCTTCTTTAACTCTTCAACCCTCTTTCACAAGATGGACTGATTCTCACGGTACAATTCCCTATAGAATCCTGGCACTTGAGACTAACAATGAAGATACTCGACAATGTCAATACTTTTCTAAGGAGCGAAACTGTTTCatgtcattattattattatcacaaAATCTCATTGAGACTGTTTATTGAACTACAAATTAGCTAATCAAGTCCCAATCTAATAGCTAAAAGAACAACATTCTCGTGATACCATAGAACCCAATTAATACTAATGTTTggacttcttttcttctttttttaaagaaaagggaaatgCATCTAAATGTCAGGACGAGCAATAAACAAGTACTCAGCGCTACCTAACCAAAGGTTAAATCTGTACAGTGTTAATCACAAATGGACGAGAGAGATCTTTAAGAAATCActtacaattatttatgatcCGTATCAACAAGTTATTACATAATACACTATTCACTTGCTAACTTTTACACCCAAAACAAACTCATGATTTATGCCGCAAACCATCAATCTTGTGGGTCCACAAGCCAACCCACGTTGCTTTGCTCATTTTCAATCGACAAAAACCAACTGCGCATCACCTAGATTACAAAGTTCCAATGCGATTACAAAAGGCCTGTGCTTCCAAATGGATTGTTTGAATGAGGATGAGTAACAGTATTCACGGGAAAAGTCCCAAATCCTGCATCGCCAAAAGGATTTGCAGGGCTCATCATCAGATGTTGCTGCTGTTGTGGCTGTGGATAGGTTGGTTGGTATGGGCCGAAGGGATTGGGAGGCTGTTGAGTCATTGCTGCCATCTGCACTGCCGAAGGAGGGGCAATGCTGTTTGACATTGCAAATGGATCATGTACCTCGAATGGATTTGGAGCTGGAGCTCCATAAACAGGCTGTTGGGCAGCTCTATATGCCACATCATCATACAAACTGTTCAGAGTAAGTGTGTCCAATCCACCGGCCTAACAAAcattagcaacaaatttcaTCAGACAGATGGACGCCTTATcattttcaaatcaatttttgcaTAAAGATCACTACTAATAACTGAATCCAGAATCAAGAAATGTAGTTCCAAATATCAGGGGTCGGACATAAATCCATTGAAAGTAAAACTATTTTACATGGAGCCCAACTTCAAACATAATTCTGTCCAGAACATCACCCATAACAACTAGGCCTAACAAAATGATAAACGTACATAAAATCATTTAAGTTGATAAAAGCCATATTTACATATTAACTATAATCCAACTATTCCTCCTCATATCCATGTTTCAGTTTCCACATCAAACACCCTGACATTCTCACAAGCCATAGAAAACCACTTCTGTACCTGAGTGGCACCTTAACCGTGTCAAGAGTGGCAACTAACCTATAAAGATATCGGCATTTCTATTTGCAATACCACAGTATCAAACCAAGTGGATTACAGAGAAAACtactcaattttaattttaaatctatgGTCATTCTGCCCCTTGCTGCTGCTGAGTTGTAACAATTCCTTCCAAGTCGCACAGGCAATTTTAACATAAGGGAAGCATTTTGGCCACTATGGAGTTATGTCACAACATATAAAATGGTTAACCAACAAAGAGAATGGTTGGTAATTTATAATGTTAGTAATTTTGTTGTTCAAACAATAACCATGGGCAATAAGGCACCAAAAGGAATTAAAATTCATCAGAAAAGAATGGCCTACCAATTGCCTGTCATTAACTGAAGAAATGTTAGCACTCGGAGTGGTAACCAAGGCAAGCTCCCATCCTGTAGGATCAAAATCTTTTGGTTGACCAGCACCAGAGTTGAAAGTTGGAGCAGCATCTgcaaaacaagaagaaaatttacctgtataaataactaaaaaaagaaagtccAATAAATAGCACAAATTATATAAACCACgaagcaaaaaaagaaaaaaaagaaatacccTGTTCAAGTGGAACTATGGCCAGAGCCAATGCATTTCTTTCTTCAATTGCTGATGCAGCTGATACATCAGGGCTGGCATAATTCAGTCCCTGTAACCACCGAGGTTGAGGAAAGAGGAAGCAGAAGATgagttaggaaaaaaaaaaagaattagattATATAATCCATCAGCCAACATAAGCCAATAAATGAATTACCAGTAAATCTCCAGTGTCCATGTTGTTTTGAGGAGGCGTTGGAGGAGTGGGAGGAGCAACCTCAGCATTGGCAATGGCAACATCTTCTGAAGGCACTGACTCAGGTTCGTCAATGGGTAATTTGGTGTCTTCAGGTTCAGAAGGACCCTCTTCTGGTCTGTATGTTAACTGAAGCTGTTTAAAGTACCCACATGAGTCCTAAAGCATCCTTCAAACGATGTTTCTTCACaaggaaaattaattaacagaCATGAATATCAAGTACACAAGAATGGTGCAAAAATTGGGTCtaatataatgaaattttttctaCCATTTAGGTCTGTCAAGAGACATAGTTAGTGAGATTTAAGGATACTACATCCTTTAAGTCAGCACCCTGgctaattttcaattttgtccCTACTTCCTTCTGCTCTTACATCACTCATTAAGGtcaataaaaatgatttttgtttCAGACAGCCAAACCATCCTAAGAAACTTCCCCCATCATGCTTGTACATGTCTCTTTACCAGTAATCGATTCCTACACATGGATCCTAAACAAATCCTACTTCTCCTGAATTACTCCAGCTCAAATTAATTCTACAACCCAAAAATgcttcaaatttaaaatagttagCCTTCATGCAGCTCCTTCAGACATGACATTCCGCCATCACCCATATTCTTCCTACCAAGCATGTTGCCCTTTAACAGCCAGGGACTTTGACACCATTATTTATAGTTGGTCTAACAGCTAATAGAACAGAATAAAATGTTGCCAAACTCGATTCCTTTATTACATTCTTGAGGAAATAAACTCATTTAAGTCTTACTTTCAGTCCTCATCACGACATAGTATTGAATGTCTTGCTCTTAGCAGATAATCAATCCTTACAGTGCGCATTAGTTTGGTGCACTTCTCCCTTTTGAACTAGGACGTGAAATCAAACTTCTCCTCAAGAGAACATGGTAGGATTTAGAAGAGACTGAACTCAATGCACTAAGGATCTGGTGGCCCTGGAGGAGAGGACTATAGCAGCTCCTCCTGTCTCAAGGATCCATACATGCCTTAACAGTGTGTGGCAAATTACTCTTGTGGACGGGTTTGGGTTTGGATTTCACTCTTCGGATAagttatacatatatatacatataaagcACCCAACTATGTACCTTCACAAACCAAGAAAAATGAGTTTGTCCCTTTCATTAGTGAAGAAGCCTGTAAATGGTCCAATATTCATATCTTTTACACCTTGACCCTATACCTAGATTGGCTAAAAATGATTTCATGTCATCGTCAAAGTTAACTGATCAGCTTTGTATGCTTTGTTAAAAAGTTGCATCTAAGATTGGAAATTCCAATGATTATCAGTCCAGTTCAGATAGACTAATTTAGGAAGCAGTATTATGCAAAAACTAAAGGCGAGATAAATTCTACAGCTTGTGCTGCTGCAACAAATAGTTTGACCAAGATATCATAGAAATTGTACCGACCAACGGCTCACTTGGAACAGTAACAACCCTGGGTGCCTCTCTTATGTACTCTTCCATGGTTGTTAAAAAGGATTGTGGAGGCtgcaaatgaaaaaaaaaaatacaattatacTGAATTCCAGGAGAAACttaaaaaccaaaagaaaaaaaattatatcatgtTGGCATCAAATACTTCTCTCAAAACAGGAAACTGGAAGTTCCTAGCAAGTTCCAGTCCTTTGCAGACGTCATAGAAATCAGAAAGACTACCAGCCTGCAAGCTAGAAAGAAAGCCCCTCTCAGTATGCTGCCTAAAAACTTTTAACCAGAAACTGATGTTAGAAAAATGATTCACAATATGACCTGCTGGCCAGCTCGTTTGTAAACATCAAGGGCCTTAATAGCTTCATGTCTTGGCATCTCAAAAAACTGCaagcatataaaaaattaacaccaGAACCAAGACAAGTAAAAATAGCATCAATAGTTGATCCCATGAAATCAAGGTAACTCTTGcataatgattaaaataataaaaccaaAATACCTTGTCCACAAGATTGATAATTCCATCATTAATAGCgcaatatattttaaaactctCTTTCAGTACCTGAAAAGTGCATAAATCCGCAGCATGATTAatcaaattctaattctaattctaattctagtaCATGTAGGGGAAGCATGAAATCAAGCTCCACCCATGTCTTCTTCAATTTGAATAACCCAGCCAGTTTACTCATCCCCCGCCATCCAAAACACCACTGCCCTCATGCCCAAACATGGTATCCAACTCTATTTATTAAGAGCATAAATACATGCATTCAATGAAATATGGACTATTCTGGGcagaattataagaattaagaaattcaGTTCATATCCATGATCCATAAGTTGgcaaatgaaagaaattgctaaaaatagcaaaagatCATATTAGCATTGCCACATTTCAGAAACATGAGAAAAATAGGAAGCAATAAACGAGGATTGAAGTGAATTCTTTTTCCTGCATTTGGATGGGATTACACTGAATTTACAGTAAGGTTGTCCTCCCTCCCCCTTTATGCAACAAACACAGACACACATATagcactttttcttttttcttctcttgatACAATAATATTCTGCCCCAACaagcatataaaataaaggCTTAGTTGAGTTGAGTGCTACCATGATATTATTAGGGCATTGTATTGGAAATCAAGCACCTCAAATACACTTAGAAACAATTATAATGCAAAAAAAGGATTCACTGCAAGAGGAAAAATacagaagagaaaagaataccAGTGCTAGAGCATACTGTATAACATAATTGCCAACAGCTGCACCTTCTGGCTGTAAATACAAAAGGAAGTTTTTCATGTAACTACGCCAAACgaacaaataaaatagagtagaaatttttaatagGTTTCACAAAAAGATACCCGACAACCAACAAGACGATACAGTAGCTGCTGCAAAGCAGGCAACTGTTCCAATAATTCTTCACTGTCCAACTCCCTGGTTCGGCTGTAGCCCTGCTTCAAAAAGAACAATAATTGacagaagaaaatatttaaaaactgaaatacCGCAAAATAGCCAATACAGCAACCAACAAAATTACATAACAGCCTTAAACCGCACAACTATTACATATCAGCCTTAAACCGCACAACTTTTACTTTCTGCATTTGTGTTGGAGAAGTTACATTGCAATATGCATCACaggaaacaaattaaaaaacaattcACAAGTTTTCACACACTAACTTCCTAGCCACATGAAAATGCATTATGTGAAGCACTATTTAAGTGCAAGCCACTATAGGCGAATGTGAATAAACTATTTGTGCAATTCCATCTCATATCTCATTTAAGGAGAAAAGAGATGACTCAGGAGTAGTTTATTAACAACAATACAAGTTATGATCACTAGATTGAATCACAGAAAACCCAGAAGTTGAAAAGGGCTTGAGCTAACATGAGTGTAAATGCacttttaataaagaaaagcatAGTGGTCCTTCAACCACATACTGCCAACAGGACAAAGATGGCATA comes from Ricinus communis isolate WT05 ecotype wild-type chromosome 5, ASM1957865v1, whole genome shotgun sequence and encodes:
- the LOC8262519 gene encoding putative clathrin assembly protein At2g01600 isoform X1, which produces MGTLQTWRKAYGALKDSTKVGLAHVNSDFAELDVAIVKATNHVECPPKERHLRKILVATSAIRPRADVQYCIHALSRRLAKTHNWTVALKTLIVIHRLLREGDPTFKEELVNFSQRGRILQLSNFKDDSSPIAWDCSAWVRTYALFLEERLECFRILKYDIEAERLPRPVQGQDKQGYSRTRELDSEELLEQLPALQQLLYRLVGCRPEGAAVGNYVIQYALALVLKESFKIYCAINDGIINLVDKFFEMPRHEAIKALDVYKRAGQQAGSLSDFYDVCKGLELARNFQFPVLREPPQSFLTTMEEYIREAPRVVTVPSEPLLQLTYRPEEGPSEPEDTKLPIDEPESVPSEDVAIANAEVAPPTPPTPPQNNMDTGDLLGLNYASPDVSAASAIEERNALALAIVPLEQDAAPTFNSGAGQPKDFDPTGWELALVTTPSANISSVNDRQLAGGLDTLTLNSLYDDVAYRAAQQPVYGAPAPNPFEVHDPFAMSNSIAPPSAVQMAAMTQQPPNPFGPYQPTYPQPQQQQHLMMSPANPFGDAGFGTFPVNTVTHPHSNNPFGSTGLL
- the LOC8262519 gene encoding putative clathrin assembly protein At2g01600 isoform X2, which translates into the protein MGTLQTWRKAYGALKDSTKVGLAHVNSDFAELDVAIVKATNHVECPPKERHLRKILVATSAIRPRADVQYCIHALSRRLAKTHNWTVALKTLIVIHRLLREGDPTFKEELVNFSQRGRILQLSNFKDDSSPIAWDCSAWVRTYALFLEERLECFRILKYDIEAERLPRPVQGQDKGYSRTRELDSEELLEQLPALQQLLYRLVGCRPEGAAVGNYVIQYALALVLKESFKIYCAINDGIINLVDKFFEMPRHEAIKALDVYKRAGQQAGSLSDFYDVCKGLELARNFQFPVLREPPQSFLTTMEEYIREAPRVVTVPSEPLLQLTYRPEEGPSEPEDTKLPIDEPESVPSEDVAIANAEVAPPTPPTPPQNNMDTGDLLGLNYASPDVSAASAIEERNALALAIVPLEQDAAPTFNSGAGQPKDFDPTGWELALVTTPSANISSVNDRQLAGGLDTLTLNSLYDDVAYRAAQQPVYGAPAPNPFEVHDPFAMSNSIAPPSAVQMAAMTQQPPNPFGPYQPTYPQPQQQQHLMMSPANPFGDAGFGTFPVNTVTHPHSNNPFGSTGLL